The following proteins are encoded in a genomic region of Glycine soja cultivar W05 chromosome 17, ASM419377v2, whole genome shotgun sequence:
- the LOC114391600 gene encoding uncharacterized protein LOC114391600, whose amino-acid sequence MGNQQRQGYNQGGFSGFQQGPYNQQGQWRSHPGNQFNKDQGGPSNRPPQQGPNFFQRTTKLEETLAQFMQVTMSNHKSTESALKNLEIQVGLLAKQLAEKSSSSFGANIEKNPKEECKVVMTRSRKLMAAEDKDIVALKEQVVLKDTTDKENDEMSLYSKFLKDMLTRKHKYIHQENIVVEGNRNAVIQKILPPKNKDPESVTIPCSISDVAVGKALIDLGASINLMPLSMCRRLGELEIMPTRMTLQLVDRSITRPYGVIEDVLVRVKHFTFPADYVVMDICEDNDIPLILGRPFMLTASCVVDMGRKKLEMGFEDQRISFDLFEEDKHVPDQNVCLQVKEVEKEVLKMASTKRKSTASRSQTQYDTRQFQSLEAWNRYTDSILGRNILPERNVQLYHTEFDEFKVELERRNLHKCLTNLQEGSIDVAVVKEFYANLYSPKDQSPKQARLRGHLIKIDADNLNEFLETLVVLEEGETLPTLDSAG is encoded by the exons atgggaaatcagCAGAGGCAAGGATACAAccaaggaggattttcaggttTCCAGCAAGGTCCCTACAATCAGCAAGGGCAATGGAGATCACACCCtggcaatcaattcaataaggacCAGGGTGGACCTTCCAACAGGCCACCTCAACAAGGGCCAAATTTTTTTCAGAGGACTACCAAACTGGAGGAGACCCTAGCTCAGTTCATGCAAGTGACCATGTCCAATCATAAGAGCACTGAGTCAGCCCTAAAAAATCTTGAGATCCAGGTGGGTCTACTGGCTAAGCAGTTAGCTGAGAAGTCATCCAGCAGCTTTGGAGCAAATATTGAGAAGAATCCCAAAGAAGAGTGCAAAGTTGTTATGACAAGAAGCAGAAAGCTTATGGCTGCTGAGGATAAGGATATTGTTGCTTTGAAGGAACAAGTTGTTTTGAAGGACACTACTGATAAAGAGAATGATGAG ATGTCACTCTActcaaagtttttaaaagacATGTTGACAAGGAAGCACAAGTACATTCACCAGGAAAATATAGTTGTGGAGGGTAATCGCAATGCTGTGATCCAGAAAATCCTTCCACCGAAGAACAAAGACCCTGAGAGTGTGACCATTCCTTGCTCAATAAGTGATGTCGCAGTGGGAAAAGCGCTCATtgacttgggagctagtatcaatcTGATGCCACTCTCTATGTGCagaagattgggagagttggaaatcaTGCCTACTAGGATGACTTTACAATTGGTTGACCGCTCCATCACCAGACCttatggagtcattgaagatgttttggtcagagtaaaacattttaccTTCCCAGCAGACTATGTTGTAATGGATATCTGTGAAGATAATGACATTCCCTTAATCTTGGGAAGGCCATTTATGTTAACTGCAAGCTGTGTAGTTGACATGGGAAGAAAGAAACTGGAAATGGGCTTTGAAGATCAGAGGATcagttttgatttatttgaagAAGACAAGCATGTGCCAGATCAAAATGTTTGCTTGCAGGTGAAGGAGGTTGAAAAGGAGGTCCTAAAG ATGGCATCCACAAAGAGAAAAAGCACAGCTTCTAGATCACAAACTCAATATGACACCAGGCAATTCCAATCTTTGGAAGCCTGGAACAGATACACAGATAGCATTCTCGGTCGGAATATCCTTCCAGAGAGAAATGTTCAATTATATCATACTGAGTTTGATGAGTTCAAAGTAGAATTGGAGAGGCGTAATCTACACAAATGCCTCACTAACCTCCAGGAGGGAAGCATTGATGTGGCGGTTGTCAAAGAATTTTATGCCAACTTGTACAGCCCTAAGGATCAGTCACCCAAGCAAGCACGACTAAGAGGACATTTGATAAAGATTGATGCAGACAACCTCAATGAATTCCTTGAGACACTAGTGGTACTAGAGGAAGGAGAGACCCTACCCACTCTAGATTCTGCAGGTTGA